Proteins encoded together in one Chitinophaga sp. LS1 window:
- a CDS encoding efflux RND transporter periplasmic adaptor subunit — protein sequence MVLLDQRAIHITGLCCLLLLSVACHEKKNKEDAKSQGNQPTIVDVIIADTRSVSNNIEANGTIVPNEYAELHPEISGRITFLNVPEGAIVEKGTLIARINDADLQAQLEKSKVLLDLYEKTEQRDRKLLDINGINQADYDLALNNVNGTKADMAYTQAQIDKAAVRAPFTGTIGLRQVSIGAYATPATLIATIQSPDKMRIDFTLPENYAHNLKKGGVVEVVSDANNGTRKQAIIIATEPQVSQTSRNVKVRALLSDGKGRPGAFVKVYFNAGAESKAIMVPTNALIPNDKNNQVILVKDGKAHLTTVQTGVREANNVEVTSGIAVGDTVVVTGVLFARPDAPVKVRQVKTLEKLVAAQQ from the coding sequence ATGGTCTTGCTGGATCAAAGGGCAATACATATAACAGGCCTCTGTTGTCTGCTGTTATTATCAGTCGCCTGCCATGAAAAAAAGAATAAGGAGGATGCTAAATCTCAGGGAAACCAACCTACCATTGTAGATGTCATTATCGCCGACACCCGTAGTGTAAGCAATAACATCGAGGCAAACGGTACAATCGTTCCTAACGAATACGCCGAACTCCATCCCGAAATTAGTGGCAGGATCACTTTCCTCAATGTTCCCGAAGGCGCCATCGTCGAAAAAGGCACCCTCATTGCCCGCATCAACGATGCCGACCTACAGGCACAACTGGAAAAATCCAAAGTTCTCCTGGATCTCTACGAAAAAACAGAACAACGCGACCGCAAACTCCTGGACATTAACGGTATCAACCAGGCCGACTACGACCTGGCCTTGAACAATGTGAATGGCACCAAAGCCGATATGGCCTACACGCAGGCCCAGATAGACAAAGCCGCCGTCCGTGCCCCCTTTACCGGTACCATTGGCTTACGCCAGGTCAGCATCGGGGCATACGCCACACCAGCGACCCTGATCGCTACTATCCAGTCACCCGACAAAATGCGGATCGACTTCACATTACCTGAGAACTACGCGCACAACCTCAAAAAAGGTGGTGTGGTAGAAGTAGTGAGCGATGCGAACAATGGCACCCGCAAGCAAGCCATCATTATCGCTACCGAACCACAGGTGAGTCAGACGAGCCGCAACGTAAAAGTGCGCGCCCTGCTCTCCGACGGCAAAGGCCGCCCAGGCGCATTTGTAAAAGTATACTTCAATGCCGGTGCGGAATCCAAAGCCATCATGGTCCCTACCAATGCACTCATTCCAAATGATAAGAATAACCAGGTCATACTCGTCAAAGACGGCAAGGCCCACCTCACCACTGTGCAAACCGGCGTGCGGGAAGCCAATAATGTGGAAGTCACCAGCGGCATTGCTGTAGGTGATACCGTCGTGGTGACAGGTGTGCTCTTCGCCCGCCCTGATGCTCCTGTGAAAGTCAGACAAGTGAAGACACTGGAAAAACTCGTGGCTGCACAGCAATAA
- a CDS encoding glucose-1-phosphate adenylyltransferase codes for MSNAVISLILGGGSGTRLYPLTRRRSKPAVPVAGKYRLVDIPISNCLNADMNRIFVLTQFNSASLNKHIKNTYHFSHFSKAFVDILAAEQTPDNPTWYQGTADAVRQCLHHIENYEYDYVLILSGDQLYQMDFREMLQHHIESQAEVTIGTIPVTAKDASDFGILKTDDKGTITSFTEKPKQEVLAPWASPVSDEMHAEGREYLASMGIYIFSRTTLNELLKGQEAATDFGKEIIPYAINADLKVMSYQYTGYWTDIGNISSFWEANLSLTDEIPQFNLFDEGKIIYSRARMLPPAKMSGTFNKTIISDGTIISDSTLERCVVGIRARIGRGSVITNSYIMGSDFYQTLEDLARAKAKGHPPMGIGDNCVINNAIIDKNVSIGNNVKINVGETLPDGEHEQYTVKDGIVVIKNGMVLPDGFVI; via the coding sequence ATGTCTAACGCAGTTATCTCCCTTATCTTAGGAGGCGGTTCAGGTACACGTCTTTATCCGCTCACCCGCAGGCGCTCGAAACCCGCTGTGCCCGTAGCCGGTAAATATAGGCTGGTGGATATTCCCATCTCCAATTGTTTGAATGCGGATATGAACCGCATCTTTGTGCTCACCCAGTTTAACTCCGCGTCACTGAATAAGCATATTAAGAATACATACCACTTTAGCCACTTCAGTAAAGCGTTCGTAGATATCCTGGCGGCAGAACAAACTCCCGATAACCCCACCTGGTACCAGGGTACAGCCGATGCGGTGCGTCAGTGCCTCCATCATATCGAGAACTATGAGTATGACTATGTGCTCATACTATCTGGCGACCAACTGTATCAGATGGATTTCAGGGAGATGCTGCAACATCATATAGAATCACAGGCAGAGGTGACGATCGGTACCATCCCGGTCACCGCTAAAGACGCTTCTGACTTCGGTATATTAAAAACTGATGATAAAGGAACAATTACCTCCTTTACCGAAAAACCGAAACAGGAAGTTCTGGCACCCTGGGCTTCGCCTGTAAGCGATGAGATGCATGCAGAAGGAAGAGAATACCTGGCAAGTATGGGTATCTACATCTTCAGCAGAACCACGCTCAATGAATTGTTGAAAGGGCAGGAGGCTGCCACCGATTTTGGCAAAGAGATCATTCCATACGCCATCAACGCGGATCTGAAAGTAATGAGCTATCAATACACCGGTTACTGGACGGATATTGGAAATATCAGCTCGTTCTGGGAAGCAAACCTGTCATTGACAGATGAGATCCCTCAGTTCAATTTATTTGATGAAGGCAAGATCATCTATTCCCGTGCGCGTATGCTGCCACCGGCAAAGATGAGTGGTACCTTCAACAAGACCATCATTTCAGACGGTACAATTATCTCAGATAGCACCCTGGAACGTTGTGTAGTGGGTATCCGTGCCCGTATTGGCCGTGGTTCAGTGATCACAAACAGCTACATTATGGGTAGCGATTTCTACCAAACCCTCGAAGACCTGGCCAGAGCCAAGGCCAAAGGCCATCCGCCAATGGGGATTGGAGATAACTGTGTGATCAATAATGCGATAATAGATAAGAATGTAAGCATTGGCAACAATGTAAAGATAAATGTAGGCGAGACATTGCCGGATGGTGAGCATGAGCAATATACCGTGAAGGATGGTATTGTGGTGATTAAGAATGGAATGGTATTGCCGGATGGATTTGTGATTTGA
- a CDS encoding glycogen synthase, with the protein MEILHVSAECYPVAKVGGLADVVGALPKYQHQLGCVAKVVMPAYKSRFFEQNEFELVHQGGTWVGFNWYHVNVFREKNNVLGFDLYLLDIPGLLDKEGVYGHWNDLERFLAFQIAVLDWLNEWQHHPDVVHCHDHHTGFIPFMMTHAYKYERLRNIATVLTIHNAQYQGQFGWDQLYRLPGFDLWKAGLVGWEGAVNPLAAAIKCAWRVTTVSPGYLEEMYNGANGLESLLRSERRKCKGILNGIDNKIWDPATDPMLPVHYDDTSFVSGKKEIKRQLCEEFGFDPELPLFSFIGRLVGEKGADLLPDIIGRSLYEQQNQLNFLVLGSGEPHTEWRLHQTKSTTGPNFNVQYGYNEGLSHRIYAGSDFLLMPSRVEPCGLNQLYALRYGTMPIVRSTGGLKDTVKDFGEQGGFGIRFIQAEVWDACQAVTRAVELYRDAQALQEIQEYIMQIDHSWDSAAAEYVKLYESIVIRP; encoded by the coding sequence ATGGAAATTTTACACGTTAGCGCGGAATGTTATCCGGTAGCGAAAGTTGGAGGATTAGCCGATGTAGTAGGAGCACTACCAAAGTATCAACACCAGTTAGGGTGTGTTGCCAAGGTAGTGATGCCCGCTTATAAATCCCGCTTTTTTGAACAAAACGAATTTGAGCTCGTGCACCAGGGAGGAACCTGGGTAGGGTTCAACTGGTACCATGTCAATGTATTCCGTGAAAAGAACAATGTATTGGGCTTTGACCTGTACCTGTTAGATATTCCGGGACTACTGGACAAGGAGGGCGTGTATGGTCACTGGAATGATCTGGAACGTTTTCTGGCATTCCAGATCGCAGTGCTGGACTGGCTGAATGAATGGCAGCATCATCCGGACGTCGTGCATTGTCACGATCATCATACTGGGTTTATTCCTTTTATGATGACACATGCTTACAAGTACGAAAGGCTGCGCAATATAGCCACAGTTCTCACCATTCACAATGCACAGTACCAGGGCCAGTTTGGCTGGGATCAGCTATACCGGTTACCGGGTTTTGACCTCTGGAAGGCAGGCCTGGTAGGATGGGAGGGCGCTGTGAACCCACTGGCGGCAGCCATCAAATGTGCATGGAGGGTTACCACCGTTTCACCAGGGTACCTCGAAGAAATGTATAACGGCGCGAATGGACTGGAAAGTCTGCTGCGAAGCGAGCGTCGCAAGTGCAAGGGTATCCTGAATGGTATTGACAACAAGATATGGGATCCTGCTACAGATCCGATGTTACCTGTCCACTATGATGATACTTCCTTCGTAAGCGGGAAGAAAGAAATAAAGCGCCAATTGTGTGAGGAGTTTGGATTTGACCCTGAATTACCCTTGTTCTCCTTCATTGGCCGCCTGGTAGGCGAAAAAGGCGCTGACCTGTTACCAGATATTATTGGTCGTTCACTATATGAGCAACAAAATCAACTCAACTTCCTTGTATTGGGTAGTGGAGAACCGCATACAGAGTGGCGTCTGCACCAGACAAAGAGTACGACTGGTCCAAACTTTAATGTACAATATGGTTATAACGAGGGCTTATCGCATCGGATCTATGCCGGTAGTGATTTCCTGTTAATGCCAAGCAGGGTAGAACCTTGTGGCCTGAACCAGTTATACGCACTGCGTTATGGCACAATGCCTATAGTACGTAGCACAGGTGGCCTTAAAGATACCGTGAAGGATTTTGGAGAACAGGGTGGTTTCGGTATCCGATTTATACAGGCAGAAGTTTGGGATGCCTGTCAGGCTGTGACCCGCGCTGTAGAGCTGTATCGTGATGCACAGGCACTGCAGGAGATCCAGGAATATATTATGCAGATCGATCACTCCTGGGACAGCGCCGCTGCAGAATATGTAAAATTATACGAATCAATAGTAATAAGACCTTAA
- the bshC gene encoding bacillithiol biosynthesis cysteine-adding enzyme BshC, translating into MEQPVSNITYSQTGYFNQLVIDFLADHPHLRPFYKHSSLSPDFEAAIAAKKSQPQNRGVLVTSLQEQYHGLHITDHVKNNITALGSANTFTITTAHQPNIFTGYLYFVYKILQAIKLASQLQDKYPQYKFVPVYYMGSEDADLDELGHIYLAGKNINWATSQQGAVGRMQPEGFADLFTTIESALGYGPYTAELMDMMKKAYLEHENIQEATLYLVNELFGRFGLVVLVPDSPALKRLYIPVMRDELLHQHSHKIVNETLTRLSQHYKVQANPREINLFYLTPTSRERIVQIGDTWKVLHMPVEFTRDTLEKELQEHPERFSPNVILRGLFQETILPNIAFIGGGGEIAYWIELQDLFAHYKVPFPVLLLRNSFLLADMPSLARLNKLGLEVPDLFRDAESLVNDFVQKHTNAALVLKDEYTAIEKLFDELSLKAEDIDITLVKSVESERSKAIKSIGKLEHKFLRAEKKKFAWQTDQIRVLKQKLFPANSLQERKENFMPWYIQHGPGFFDLILEHLDPITDQFGIIYTD; encoded by the coding sequence ATGGAGCAACCTGTAAGCAATATAACGTATAGTCAGACGGGGTATTTCAATCAACTAGTAATCGACTTTCTGGCAGATCATCCGCATCTCCGTCCCTTTTACAAACATTCCTCCTTATCCCCTGATTTTGAAGCTGCTATCGCCGCCAAAAAATCCCAACCACAAAACCGTGGGGTATTAGTCACCTCCCTGCAGGAACAATACCACGGCCTTCATATCACTGATCACGTCAAAAACAACATCACCGCCTTAGGCTCGGCGAACACCTTCACCATTACTACCGCTCACCAGCCTAACATCTTCACCGGTTACCTCTATTTTGTATACAAGATCCTGCAAGCCATCAAGCTTGCCAGCCAGTTACAAGACAAGTATCCACAATATAAATTCGTCCCTGTTTACTACATGGGCAGTGAAGACGCCGACCTCGACGAACTCGGCCACATCTACCTCGCCGGCAAAAACATCAACTGGGCCACCTCCCAGCAAGGCGCCGTAGGCCGCATGCAGCCCGAAGGCTTCGCCGATCTCTTCACCACCATCGAGTCCGCCCTTGGTTACGGCCCTTACACCGCCGAACTCATGGACATGATGAAAAAGGCATACCTCGAACACGAAAACATCCAGGAAGCCACCTTATACCTTGTAAATGAACTCTTTGGTCGTTTTGGCCTCGTCGTGCTCGTCCCTGACAGCCCGGCGCTGAAGCGGCTCTACATCCCCGTCATGCGGGATGAGTTACTGCACCAGCACTCCCATAAAATCGTCAACGAGACCCTCACCCGGCTCTCTCAACACTATAAAGTACAGGCCAATCCCCGCGAGATCAACCTGTTCTACCTGACTCCGACCTCCCGCGAACGTATCGTCCAGATAGGAGATACCTGGAAAGTGCTGCACATGCCGGTCGAGTTCACCCGCGACACGTTGGAAAAGGAATTACAGGAACACCCGGAGCGATTCAGCCCGAACGTCATATTAAGAGGTCTCTTCCAGGAAACTATCCTCCCCAACATCGCCTTTATCGGCGGGGGAGGGGAGATCGCCTACTGGATTGAATTACAGGACCTCTTCGCCCATTACAAGGTGCCATTCCCGGTACTGTTATTACGCAACTCCTTCCTGCTGGCAGATATGCCTTCCTTAGCCCGTTTAAACAAACTGGGCCTGGAAGTTCCGGATCTGTTCAGAGATGCAGAATCATTGGTCAACGATTTTGTACAAAAGCATACCAATGCCGCGCTGGTCTTAAAAGATGAATACACCGCGATCGAAAAGCTTTTTGATGAACTGTCCTTAAAAGCAGAAGATATTGATATTACCCTGGTGAAATCAGTAGAATCAGAACGATCCAAAGCGATAAAATCCATTGGTAAACTGGAACACAAGTTCCTCCGTGCAGAGAAAAAGAAATTCGCCTGGCAGACGGACCAGATCCGGGTACTCAAACAAAAGTTATTCCCTGCTAATAGTCTACAGGAGCGTAAAGAGAACTTTATGCCCTGGTATATTCAGCATGGGCCGGGTTTCTTTGATCTGATATTGGAACATCTGGATCCAATCACCGATCAATTTGGGATTATTTATACAGATTAA
- a CDS encoding efflux RND transporter permease subunit, producing MNISELSLKRPVLATVMNLLIILFGVIGYYFLAVRDYPAIDPPIITVTTSYTGANPDIMESQISEPLEKQINGIPGIRTISSNSSLGSSVITVEFNLGIDLEAAASDVRDKVSQATKSLPLDIDAPPVVTKSDANSDPILILAVQSRTKSLMELSDYVDNVLQQQLQTIDQVSSVNIFGDKSYAMRIWLNEAKMDAYNVAYNDISTALSNENVQLPAGKVYGNNTELTINAIGRLTTEKDFRDLILREDSTGIVRLSDVARVELGPQIEEQGWKYNGVNAVGLAIIPQPGANNIAIADEFKKRMESIKESNKDDIEFSVLVDNTRNIRQSLAEVKETLIIAFALVVLVIFFFFRNWLIAIRPLIDIPISLIATFFVVYLAGFTINILTLLGIVLATGLVVDDGIVVTENIFRKLEQGMSIRAAALEGSKEIFFAVISTSLTLAVVFMPVIFLQGFVGRLFREFGVVLATAVLISAFVSLTITPVLNVYLNKKDAGHGKFYEKTEPFFQGMESGYKRWLEAFMKVRWVAVAIILVCAGMIWLILGSIQSEIAPLEDRSSIRMTVSLPEGTSYSYTQAVSDKIANYLYDSVPERAFVFARTPAGSVINSSQPRIGLVPPEERDRSQAEIANDLNKKLKRFNDARIFTIQEQTIAVGSGSKTSLPIQFILQNQDLDKLKKTIPLFLEEARKDPTFANVDVDLKFTKPTLEVTFDRMKIKDLGLSTNDVISAMQAAFSGGRLAYFIMNGYQYYVIAQLERTERNEPADISHIYVRNASGDKIPLDAVVKVVTSTSPATLYHFNRFKSSTISASLAPGHTIGDGIKAMQAIADRLLDPTFHTALSGSSRDYAESSSNIVFAFLLALVLIYLVLAAQFESFIDPFTIMLTVPLALAGALLSLWVFGQTLNIFSEIGMIMLIGLVTKNGILIVEFTNQKREMGMSKHDAVVEAASQRLRPILMTSLATALGALPLAMSLGAASTSRVPLGIVVVGGIMFSLILTLFVIPAIYTFVSSKHKAHIPDVAE from the coding sequence ATGAATATTTCAGAACTATCATTGAAGCGGCCTGTCCTTGCGACAGTGATGAACCTCCTGATTATACTGTTTGGGGTGATTGGCTACTATTTCCTGGCAGTGAGAGACTATCCTGCCATCGATCCTCCTATTATTACAGTAACCACTTCTTATACAGGTGCGAACCCGGATATCATGGAAAGCCAGATTTCCGAACCCCTGGAAAAACAGATCAACGGTATTCCCGGTATCCGTACCATCTCCTCCAACAGCTCCCTGGGTAGCAGCGTGATCACAGTGGAATTCAACCTGGGTATCGACCTCGAAGCCGCTGCCAGTGACGTGCGTGACAAGGTGAGCCAGGCAACTAAAAGTCTGCCGCTGGACATCGATGCACCTCCGGTAGTCACCAAGTCCGATGCGAACAGTGACCCGATCCTGATCCTCGCCGTACAAAGCCGTACCAAGTCGCTCATGGAACTGAGTGACTATGTCGATAACGTACTGCAGCAACAATTACAGACCATCGACCAGGTAAGCTCTGTGAACATCTTTGGCGATAAAAGCTATGCGATGCGCATCTGGCTCAATGAAGCAAAGATGGATGCTTACAATGTGGCATATAATGATATCAGCACGGCCCTTAGCAATGAAAACGTGCAGTTACCCGCTGGTAAAGTATACGGTAACAACACCGAATTGACCATTAACGCCATTGGTCGTCTCACCACAGAAAAGGATTTCCGTGACCTCATTCTTCGCGAAGACAGTACAGGCATTGTACGTCTCAGTGATGTAGCCCGTGTAGAACTGGGTCCGCAGATAGAAGAACAGGGCTGGAAATACAATGGTGTAAATGCGGTAGGGTTGGCGATCATTCCACAACCGGGAGCGAACAACATCGCTATTGCCGATGAGTTCAAAAAACGTATGGAGTCGATCAAAGAATCCAACAAAGACGATATTGAATTCAGTGTGCTGGTAGATAATACCCGCAATATCAGACAGTCACTGGCCGAAGTAAAGGAAACTCTGATCATTGCATTTGCACTGGTGGTATTAGTGATCTTCTTCTTCTTTAGAAACTGGCTGATCGCCATCCGTCCATTAATAGATATTCCTATCTCCCTGATCGCCACCTTCTTTGTGGTGTATCTCGCGGGCTTTACCATTAATATATTAACGCTGTTGGGTATCGTACTGGCTACGGGCCTCGTGGTGGATGATGGTATTGTGGTTACGGAAAATATCTTCCGAAAACTGGAGCAGGGGATGAGCATTCGTGCGGCTGCGCTGGAAGGAAGTAAAGAGATATTCTTTGCAGTCATTTCAACATCATTGACACTGGCTGTGGTATTTATGCCGGTGATCTTCCTGCAGGGATTTGTGGGCAGGTTATTCCGTGAATTCGGGGTAGTACTGGCCACAGCGGTGTTAATCTCGGCCTTTGTATCCCTTACGATTACGCCGGTATTAAATGTGTACCTGAATAAGAAAGATGCTGGTCATGGCAAGTTCTATGAAAAAACAGAACCTTTCTTCCAGGGTATGGAAAGTGGCTACAAGCGCTGGCTGGAAGCATTTATGAAAGTGCGCTGGGTCGCAGTGGCCATCATTCTGGTGTGTGCAGGTATGATATGGTTGATCTTAGGTAGTATACAAAGTGAGATTGCACCACTGGAAGACAGAAGCAGTATCCGTATGACGGTGAGCTTACCTGAAGGTACGAGCTATAGTTATACCCAGGCAGTGAGTGATAAGATAGCGAATTACCTGTATGACTCAGTGCCGGAAAGAGCCTTCGTGTTTGCAAGAACACCTGCAGGTTCAGTGATCAATAGTTCTCAGCCACGTATTGGTCTGGTACCGCCGGAAGAGCGTGATCGTAGTCAGGCGGAGATTGCCAATGACCTGAACAAGAAGCTGAAGCGCTTTAATGATGCGCGTATCTTCACGATACAGGAGCAGACAATTGCGGTGGGTTCCGGTTCTAAGACCAGTTTACCAATACAGTTTATCCTGCAAAATCAGGATTTAGATAAACTTAAAAAGACGATTCCGTTATTCCTTGAAGAAGCACGTAAAGATCCAACCTTCGCTAACGTAGACGTAGATCTGAAATTTACAAAGCCTACATTGGAAGTAACGTTCGATCGTATGAAGATCAAGGATCTTGGCTTATCTACGAATGATGTGATCTCGGCTATGCAGGCTGCTTTCAGTGGTGGTCGGCTGGCGTATTTCATCATGAACGGCTACCAATATTACGTAATTGCACAGTTGGAAAGAACGGAGAGAAATGAACCTGCGGATATCAGTCATATTTATGTACGCAATGCGAGTGGAGATAAAATTCCATTGGATGCGGTAGTGAAAGTAGTGACCAGTACGAGTCCGGCTACGTTGTATCACTTCAACCGTTTCAAGAGTTCCACCATTTCAGCATCCCTGGCACCGGGTCATACTATTGGTGATGGTATCAAAGCCATGCAGGCGATAGCCGACAGGTTACTGGATCCAACCTTCCATACGGCATTGTCCGGTTCCAGCCGTGACTATGCAGAGAGTTCTTCCAATATCGTATTTGCCTTCCTGCTGGCGTTGGTATTGATCTACCTGGTACTCGCTGCACAGTTTGAAAGCTTTATCGATCCGTTCACCATCATGCTCACGGTGCCGCTGGCATTGGCAGGTGCGTTGTTGAGTCTGTGGGTATTTGGTCAGACATTGAATATCTTCTCCGAAATCGGTATGATCATGTTGATTGGACTGGTGACGAAGAATGGTATCCTGATCGTAGAGTTTACAAACCAGAAGCGTGAGATGGGTATGAGCAAACATGATGCGGTAGTAGAGGCAGCATCACAACGTCTGCGTCCGATCCTCATGACATCGCTGGCTACGGCACTCGGTGCATTGCCACTGGCCATGAGTCTGGGAGCTGCATCGACGAGTCGTGTACCATTGGGCATCGTGGTAGTGGGTGGTATTATGTTCTCACTGATCCTGACCCTGTTCGTGATTCCGGCAATATATACCTTTGTGAGTAGTAAGCACAAGGCACACATACCTGATGTGGCAGAATAA
- a CDS encoding TolC family protein: protein MKRFIIYLTFFSLPELLHAQQLTLKDAVNIALNKNLGIKIAENNVKIAEENNNYGIAGGMPVVSASGSDVEELTSLEQKYANAANNKSSNNARSNQLSASFGATVPIYSGSKISNASKRLDVAESMSNDYLKSRVAFITYNVMTKYYDIIRQESYAATLERSLEVSRQKLDIVKAQQSVGVANNADLFQAQVDLNTQMQNLQAQQLVIDQAKTDLLTVLTLKQDSLIHIKDTIIVATDLQLAPILQSMEQHPDLIAAGKQVQIDQYLERETAAYRYPSLTGNAGYNYNYTKNSDGFSLLNQNYGPYVGVGVNIPIFNGSVYKRRQEIAGINTSNDKLIRDTLGINYTGNIIKSWQAYNNNLQQLQTAKDNYDLSGKLLDLVLQRFQLKQATIIDVKTAQQSFENAGYLLINVSFAAKSAEIRLKYYGNQLSQP, encoded by the coding sequence ATGAAAAGATTCATTATATATCTAACCTTTTTCTCACTTCCGGAGCTGCTGCATGCGCAGCAGCTCACGCTGAAAGATGCTGTGAATATTGCGTTAAATAAAAACCTGGGCATTAAGATCGCGGAGAATAATGTGAAGATTGCGGAGGAAAATAACAACTACGGTATAGCTGGTGGTATGCCTGTAGTCAGCGCCTCCGGCTCCGATGTAGAAGAGCTCACGAGTCTTGAGCAGAAGTACGCAAATGCCGCGAACAACAAATCGAGCAATAACGCCCGCTCTAACCAGCTCTCTGCCAGCTTTGGCGCCACCGTTCCTATTTACAGCGGAAGTAAGATCTCCAATGCCAGCAAGCGCCTGGATGTTGCTGAGTCTATGAGCAATGACTACCTCAAATCCCGTGTTGCGTTCATTACCTATAATGTGATGACAAAATATTACGACATCATTCGTCAGGAGAGCTATGCGGCTACACTGGAACGCTCCCTGGAAGTATCCCGCCAGAAACTGGATATCGTAAAAGCACAACAAAGTGTGGGCGTTGCCAACAATGCAGACCTCTTTCAGGCCCAGGTAGATCTGAATACACAAATGCAAAACCTGCAGGCGCAGCAACTGGTGATCGATCAGGCCAAAACCGATTTACTGACTGTCCTGACCTTAAAACAGGACTCGCTCATTCATATAAAAGACACTATTATCGTAGCCACAGATCTCCAGCTGGCACCCATCCTCCAATCGATGGAGCAACATCCTGACCTGATTGCCGCAGGCAAACAGGTGCAGATCGATCAGTACCTTGAAAGGGAAACGGCTGCATATCGCTATCCTTCTCTGACAGGCAATGCCGGCTATAATTACAATTATACCAAGAACAGTGATGGATTCTCCTTATTGAACCAGAACTATGGTCCATACGTCGGCGTAGGTGTAAACATCCCGATCTTCAATGGCTCCGTTTACAAAAGGAGGCAGGAGATCGCAGGCATCAATACCTCCAATGACAAGTTGATCAGAGATACCCTCGGCATCAACTACACAGGTAATATTATCAAGAGCTGGCAGGCGTATAATAATAACCTGCAGCAATTACAAACTGCCAAAGACAACTACGATCTGTCAGGAAAATTACTGGATCTTGTCTTGCAGCGTTTTCAACTCAAGCAGGCGACGATCATAGATGTCAAAACCGCACAACAAAGCTTCGAAAATGCAGGTTATCTTTTAATAAACGTAAGCTTCGCCGCAAAATCTGCGGAGATCAGGTTGAAATATTACGGGAATCAACTCAGCCAGCCATAA